One window of Lawsonibacter asaccharolyticus genomic DNA carries:
- a CDS encoding dihydroorotase: MKLLIQNGRVLDPVSKTVTLTDLLAENGRVALLERGLETEADRIIDASGLVVSPGLVDMHVHLRDPGYTYKEDIRTGTAAAARGGVTSLACMANTDPVLDCPEQLHYVRERAKEGSGVHVYPIAAVSVGLRGEEPTDAEALKKAGAVALSDDGCNVDNANLMRDAMIRAKRQELPVLCHCEDTSMVEGRAVNEGSVSRQLWLEGRPAIAEELEVMRAAMLAEETGARVHICHISTAKAVDIVRRMKEHGVPVTCETCPQYFTLTEDEILTQGSLARINPPLRTQQDVKGIIAGLRDGTIDAIATDHAPHSAEEKARPLTRAPSGMVGLETSLAVTLTALYHTGKMELTEIVRRMTVNPASILGLSKGRLALGNDADIVIFDPNEEWTVDPEQFASKGRNTPFAGWKVKGRVKYTIVGGTVIYEAP; this comes from the coding sequence ATGAAATTACTGATTCAGAACGGAAGGGTCCTGGACCCGGTGAGCAAGACCGTGACGCTGACCGACCTGCTGGCGGAAAACGGCCGGGTGGCCCTGCTGGAGCGGGGGCTGGAGACGGAGGCGGACCGGATCATCGACGCCTCGGGGCTGGTGGTGAGCCCGGGCCTGGTGGACATGCACGTACACCTGCGGGACCCGGGGTACACCTATAAAGAGGACATCCGCACCGGCACGGCTGCGGCGGCCCGGGGAGGGGTCACCTCCCTGGCCTGTATGGCCAACACGGACCCGGTGCTGGACTGCCCGGAGCAGCTGCACTATGTGCGGGAGCGGGCCAAGGAGGGGAGCGGCGTCCACGTCTACCCCATCGCGGCGGTGTCCGTGGGGCTGAGAGGGGAGGAGCCCACCGACGCAGAGGCGCTGAAAAAGGCGGGGGCGGTGGCCCTCTCCGATGACGGCTGCAACGTGGACAACGCCAACCTGATGCGGGACGCCATGATAAGGGCCAAGCGGCAGGAGCTGCCTGTCCTCTGCCACTGTGAGGACACCTCCATGGTGGAGGGCCGGGCGGTGAACGAGGGCAGCGTATCCCGCCAGCTCTGGCTGGAGGGACGGCCCGCCATCGCTGAGGAGCTGGAGGTGATGCGCGCGGCCATGCTGGCGGAGGAGACCGGCGCCCGGGTCCACATCTGCCATATCTCGACGGCAAAGGCGGTGGACATCGTGCGCCGGATGAAGGAGCACGGGGTGCCCGTTACCTGCGAGACCTGCCCCCAGTATTTTACCCTCACAGAGGACGAGATCCTGACGCAGGGGTCCCTGGCCAGGATCAATCCCCCCCTGCGGACACAGCAGGATGTGAAGGGGATCATCGCCGGCCTGCGGGACGGCACCATCGACGCCATCGCCACCGACCACGCCCCCCACTCCGCCGAGGAGAAGGCCAGGCCCCTCACCCGGGCGCCCAGCGGCATGGTCGGGCTGGAGACCTCCCTGGCAGTCACCCTGACCGCCCTGTATCACACCGGAAAGATGGAGCTGACGGAGATCGTCCGCCGGATGACGGTGAACCCCGCCTCTATCCTGGGGCTGTCGAAGGGACGGCTGGCTCTGGGAAATGACGCGGACATCGTCATCTTCGACCCGAACGAAGAGTGGACGGTAGACCCGGAGCAGTTTGCATCCAAGGGGCGCAACACCCCCTTCGCCGGATGGAAGGTAAAGGGGCGGGTGAAGTACACCATCGTGGGCGGAACGGTCATCTACGAGGCCCCCTGA